In the Gossypium arboreum isolate Shixiya-1 chromosome 10, ASM2569848v2, whole genome shotgun sequence genome, one interval contains:
- the LOC108486914 gene encoding phenylalanine--tRNA ligase, chloroplastic/mitochondrial isoform X1: protein MAVVSSAHSTIFSKTSLFHHINGFKRFSFCLPFSSSTVASLSSKKKWRQPVASSVLELGGIKIAKDDVVRDDPTNNVPDTIFSKLGLQLHRRNNHPLGILKNGIYEYFDTNFPNMFHKFDDLCPVVSVKQNFDDVLVPADHVSRSYNDTYYVDSQTVLRCHTSAHQAELLRRGHTHFLVTGDVYRRDSIDSTHYPVFHQMEGVRVFTPDNWEASGLDPTSYAAEDLKKSLEGLARHLFGAVEMRWIDAYFPFTNPSYELEIYFQGKWMEVLGCGVMEQEILKISGRSNSVAWAFGLGLERLAMVLFDIPDIRLFWSTDERFTSQFSEGQMGVKFKPFSKYPPCYKDMSFWINDSFTENNLCEVIRGIAGDLVEEVSLIDNFTNKKGMTSHCYRIAYRSMERSLTDEEINDLQWQVREQVQNKLNVVLR, encoded by the exons ATGGCCGTTGTTTCAAGTGCTCATTCAACTATCTTCTCTAAAACCTCCCTTTTTCACCACATAAATGGTTTCAAACGCTTCTCTTTTTGCTTACCCTTTTCATCCTCTACCGTTGCTTCCCTTTCTTCTAAGAAAAAATGGAGACAACCCGTGGCTTCCTCCGTGTTAGAGCTTGGTGGAATCAAAATTGCCAAAGATG ATGTGGTGAGGGATGACCCGACAAACAATGTTCCGGACACAATTTTTTCGAAGCTGGGGTTGCAGCTCCACAGAAGGAATAACCATCCTCTTGGGATTCTGAAGAATGGAATATATGAATATTTTGATACTAATTTCCCAAATATGTTCCACAAGTTTGATGATCTCTGCCCAGTTGTTTCAGTAAAACAG aattttgatGATGTCCTCGTGCCTGCTGATCATGTAAGCCGGAGTTATAATGATACATATTATGTTGACTCTCAAACTGTGCTGAGGTGTCATACAAGTGCACATCAAGCAGAGCTGTTGAGAAGGGGACACACTCATTTCCTTGTAACTGGCGATGTTTACCGTAGAGATTCTATAGATTCCACCCATTACCCTGTGTTTCATCAG ATGGAAGGGGTTCGTGTTTTTACTCCAGACAATTGGGAGGCATCGGGTTTGGATCCAACATCATATGCAGCTGAGGACTTAAAGAAAAGTCTAGAAGGCCTAGCTCGTCACTTATTTG GTGCTGTGGAGATGCGTTGGATTGATGCCTATTTTCCATTTACCAATCCTTCCTATGAACTTGAGATCTATTTTCag GGGAAATGGATGGAGGTTTTGGGTTGTGGGGTGATGGAGCAAGAAATATTGAAAATTAGTGGTAGATCAAACAGTGTTGCCTGGGCCTTTGGACTTGGATTGGAGCGGCTAGCAATGGTTTTATTTGACATTCCAGATATCCGGCTTTTTTGGTCAACTGATGAGCGATTCACCTCACAG TTTTCCGAAGGCCAAATGGGAGTCAAGTTTAAACCATTTTCGAAG TATCCTCCCTGTTACAAAGACATGAGTTTTTGGATCAATGATTCATTTACAGAGAACAACTTATGTGAAGTTATAAGAGGAATAGCTGGGGATCTTGTTGAAGAG GTGAGCTTGATAGATAACTTTACCAACAAGAAAGGAATGACAAGCCATTGTTATCGGATTGCATATCGATCCATGGAGCGTTCACTCACAGACGAGGAGATTAATGACCTGCAG TGGCAGGTGCGAGAACAGGTGCAGAACAAGTTAAATGTTGTTCTAAGATGA
- the LOC108487841 gene encoding LOW QUALITY PROTEIN: homeobox-leucine zipper protein HAT22-like (The sequence of the model RefSeq protein was modified relative to this genomic sequence to represent the inferred CDS: deleted 1 base in 1 codon; substituted 1 base at 1 genomic stop codon), with protein sequence MPKKSIANVVLVISFEPCLTLGLSNECYRVTVIKKVDVNKTPAPATGNLYHQCSHLSIFSSFSSGRVTRKRDHSNKLEVEVDKNSYRVSDEDEDHIDAREKLRLIKQQSTLCNESFKQHNTLNKQNQQQSLASQLNWXPRQVVWFQNRRACKTKLKQIEVDCEFLKRFCEKLTNENKSLQKELQELKGLKTMVQPFCMNMLATTLTMCPSCERIGGIVGDRNSNNQFSMPSKPHFYKPITNPFVAC encoded by the exons ATGCCCAAGAAGTCAATAGCCAATGTGGTGCTGGTCATAAGTTTCGAACCATGCCTAACACTGGGTCTTTCCAATGAGTGCTATAGAGTTACTGTTATCAAAAAGGTTGATGTGAACAAAA CCCCTGCCCCTGCCACCGGTAATTTGTACCATCAATGTTCTCACCTTAGtattttttcatctttttctagTGGTAGGGTCACGAGGAAGAGAGACCATAGCAACAAATTA GAAGTAGAGGTAGATAAGAATTCATATAGAGTTAGTGATGAAGATGAAGATCACATTGATGCAAGAGAAAAACTTAGACTCATCAAACAACAATCCACTCTTTGCAATGAAAGCTTCAAACAACATAACACCCTCAAT AAACAAAACCAACAACAATCTTTAGCAAGTCAGTTAAATTGGTAACCTAGGCAAGTTGTATGGTTTCAAAACAGGAGA GCATGCAAGACAAAGCTGAAGCAAATTGAGGTGGATTGTGAGTTCTTGAAGAGGTTTTGTGAGAAACTAACAAATGAAAACAAAAGCCTACAAAAGGAGTTACAAGAACTCAAAGGACTAAAAACAATGGTTCAACCTTTTTGCATGAACATGTTGGCAACAACTCTCACCATGTGCCCATCTTGTGAAAGAATCGGTGGCATTGTTGGCGATAGGAATTCCAACAACCAATTTTCAATGCCTTCAAagcctcatttctataaacccaTCACTAATCCTTTTGTAGCatgttaa
- the LOC108486914 gene encoding phenylalanine--tRNA ligase, chloroplastic/mitochondrial isoform X2: MGTKFSDVVRDDPTNNVPDTIFSKLGLQLHRRNNHPLGILKNGIYEYFDTNFPNMFHKFDDLCPVVSVKQNFDDVLVPADHVSRSYNDTYYVDSQTVLRCHTSAHQAELLRRGHTHFLVTGDVYRRDSIDSTHYPVFHQMEGVRVFTPDNWEASGLDPTSYAAEDLKKSLEGLARHLFGAVEMRWIDAYFPFTNPSYELEIYFQGKWMEVLGCGVMEQEILKISGRSNSVAWAFGLGLERLAMVLFDIPDIRLFWSTDERFTSQFSEGQMGVKFKPFSKYPPCYKDMSFWINDSFTENNLCEVIRGIAGDLVEEVSLIDNFTNKKGMTSHCYRIAYRSMERSLTDEEINDLQWQVREQVQNKLNVVLR; this comes from the exons ATGGGAACCAAATTTTCTG ATGTGGTGAGGGATGACCCGACAAACAATGTTCCGGACACAATTTTTTCGAAGCTGGGGTTGCAGCTCCACAGAAGGAATAACCATCCTCTTGGGATTCTGAAGAATGGAATATATGAATATTTTGATACTAATTTCCCAAATATGTTCCACAAGTTTGATGATCTCTGCCCAGTTGTTTCAGTAAAACAG aattttgatGATGTCCTCGTGCCTGCTGATCATGTAAGCCGGAGTTATAATGATACATATTATGTTGACTCTCAAACTGTGCTGAGGTGTCATACAAGTGCACATCAAGCAGAGCTGTTGAGAAGGGGACACACTCATTTCCTTGTAACTGGCGATGTTTACCGTAGAGATTCTATAGATTCCACCCATTACCCTGTGTTTCATCAG ATGGAAGGGGTTCGTGTTTTTACTCCAGACAATTGGGAGGCATCGGGTTTGGATCCAACATCATATGCAGCTGAGGACTTAAAGAAAAGTCTAGAAGGCCTAGCTCGTCACTTATTTG GTGCTGTGGAGATGCGTTGGATTGATGCCTATTTTCCATTTACCAATCCTTCCTATGAACTTGAGATCTATTTTCag GGGAAATGGATGGAGGTTTTGGGTTGTGGGGTGATGGAGCAAGAAATATTGAAAATTAGTGGTAGATCAAACAGTGTTGCCTGGGCCTTTGGACTTGGATTGGAGCGGCTAGCAATGGTTTTATTTGACATTCCAGATATCCGGCTTTTTTGGTCAACTGATGAGCGATTCACCTCACAG TTTTCCGAAGGCCAAATGGGAGTCAAGTTTAAACCATTTTCGAAG TATCCTCCCTGTTACAAAGACATGAGTTTTTGGATCAATGATTCATTTACAGAGAACAACTTATGTGAAGTTATAAGAGGAATAGCTGGGGATCTTGTTGAAGAG GTGAGCTTGATAGATAACTTTACCAACAAGAAAGGAATGACAAGCCATTGTTATCGGATTGCATATCGATCCATGGAGCGTTCACTCACAGACGAGGAGATTAATGACCTGCAG TGGCAGGTGCGAGAACAGGTGCAGAACAAGTTAAATGTTGTTCTAAGATGA